Part of the Sorghum bicolor cultivar BTx623 chromosome 1, Sorghum_bicolor_NCBIv3, whole genome shotgun sequence genome, caaaatttattttttttatacaaaatattgACTATCATTCTCAACAACGGACGGTGTATTTTATATGCAAGCTTAACCTCGTTATTGGATGGAGTACAGTACAGTCTACAGTGCAGTTCTCCCTACATAAAAAGGACAATTCTAGATTTTAGAtaaattatttttaaatttgactaaagTTCTAAGAAAAAATATCAATAATTATGGTTCCTATATTGTGATAATTATCTAATCAGcctaataatatttattgagtATCATAAAtgtttttaatattttataagTTATAATTCTTTTaacttttctaaaaaaacagaatTATACTATTTTTAAGTAATTATCAATTATTATTTAAACTAGTTGAACTGTTGAAGGCCACACAAGGGTATTTCCGTAATAAACATCGatgcccttcttcttcttcttcttcttccagcAGCCGAGTAGCCGACCCATTTAAAAGGGAGGCTCGAGTCGATTGCACATGGCCCAAGATCCACAGCACAACTCCCCCCCACCCCACCAACGAACCACTCCCAGTCCCAGTCTCCCACTGCCGCCCCGCCTCCTTCTCATCCCTCTCTCCCTAAATGGCGGCACCCAAGCCGCCCTCTCCGCCGCACGACTCCGGGTGCCCCGCGGGTGCGGGGGACTCCACCAGCTCCCAGCTGGCCGCCACCTACCTCGGCGTCAGCTTCGCGCTCTTCCTCGCCACGCTCCCTTCGGGCACCGCCGCCCGCCACGTGGCCTCGCTCCAGTCGAGGGGCCGCATCCTCGCGTCGCGCCTGCTGGCCGCAGAGGACCAGCTGCGGCAgctccgcgcgcgccgccgcgagGACGCCCGCGCCAACGCCCGCGCCGCTGAGATCTTCGCGGGCCACCGCGCCGCCTGGATGGAGGCAGAGCGCCGCCTCCTGGCCCGCGCCCAAGCCGCCGGGGATGAGGCCGCCTCCCTCCGCGCGCGCCTCGCCGACGCCGAGGCCGACGCCGCCGCGCTGCGCGCCCGCGCTGAGCGACTCGAGCGCGAGGCCGCCGAGCGGGACGAGCTGCTCACCGCGCTCCTCGCGGCCACCTCACGCGCCGGGGActccggcggtggcggcgggtcCCTGCTCCGCGCCCGCGAcggggaggaggacgaggagcggGCGCGCCACGACGGGCTtggggagcaggagcaggagcaggagctggACCCGCTGCCCGCGCCACGGTTGGACCACGCCGCTGACACCACCGACGCCGaggccctcgccgccgccgccgcgctctaCGCTCAGCAGCGCCAGAAGCACGACGACGACTTCTACACGGCGGCCACGGCCGCGTCGGGAATGCCGCCGTGGATGGAGATGGACCGATCAAAAGGCTGGCAGGTCTGTGACACGACAAAAAGTTGCCTCCCCTCCCCTACCCTTTTCCACTTTTTACCTGCTGCCAGCTTCGTAATCGTAAAGACACAAATCTAAAGGGTGATTGCTTTATCATTACTTTCTAATGATAGGACTATAGGAGTGTAGTAGATTTTAGTACAAGTCGGATTGACTGTATTCTTTCCATTTGTGTTAATGCAATCAATCAGATTAGCTTGGTTCATGCAAGTTCCAGTATCCTTCACTAGCTCTGCTCTGCACACACATCTTTCCATAAGTGATACTGTCATAGCGATACCATGTATGCGGCAGAGTAGAACGGACAAACAACCACTTTGATAACCTCTCCATCAAACAGAATCCGATACTGTATCTGTGGGGCAAGGATGCCTGCAAGAAAGCTACCTGGTTTTTGTTATCTACTCCACCGAAGCCACCTGAATCTTATCTGGTCCATATGGAAACCTAGAATCACACAGGCTCACTGTTGCTGTTCATGCAAGCGGCACCCTAGAAGATGAATGGTGCACCGAAGTCAGACTTCATTTGCTACTGTATATTAGAGGTGCAGATCGCCATATATTTACGTGCAATAGTTGACAATACATGAAGAAACACTGTCAGTTTTTTTTATGCTTTGTTCCCCTATATTTTTGGTGTCAGAATGCAATATTGTATAAAAAAGCAGAGGTCTTTCGTTAACTGAAACAAAACCAGCACTACCAAAATGCTTTTGATTTTAGGACTAAGTAGTATCCTTTAGGGTACTTTATATAATTGGTGAGTCCTATAGACCCATGCGTATATGGGAAACACTTCTGAGTAAGTGtagtcccccccccccccacccacacacacacacacacaatgtACCCCTCATCGCTGATCCTCTTTAAGATTTCATTCAAGCTCCAACACTACTTATAGTTATAGGTGGATTGATCTTTATTGTATCAAACTTCTGGTAGCGGATAGCAACTTGAATGAAAGCTTTGAAATTACTGTTTCACAACTTTCAACCCATACTGCAACTTAATTGCCTTCTCCATGTTGTATAACTGACTAATCTGCAAGCTGCCACTGAGTTTTAACAACCATATTGTTACTTGGTATCATCTCTTTCTAGGGCACCTCCCGCATGAAGTTTGGGTCAATTTTGTGTTCATGTGAAGCCATTTGCTCCAGTTAGCATCACATGGTTCATTATTCCTGTGGATACTCACCTAGTACCGCTTGATAATTTTTAATACGAAAGTACCTCAAGACTCAAAAGATCAAAGTAGTAGACTACAGAAGAGGTGTCTACACTTTTAGTGAACTTTTAACCTCATAAAAATGTAAGGACTTTAATTTGTGAAATTATGTGTTGAGTAAATTTTTCTGGTCTTAGATCGAATATTGTATTATAGGCCTGTCTTATCTTGATCTCTCAATGATATTTCCTGTGTGTgagtttttcttttctgttcttCAATATCTCTGCAGTATGCATGCAGTGCTAACATTGCTAACAACTGGAAGTCCTCCCTCTCCCTCAACCCTCCATCTGCAGCACATGCTACCATGCGTGGTTACTTATGTGCTGACATCggttattttttttctcaagtATGCAGGAGAGCTGCATATCATTGCATTAAGAGAAGAAGATTTAGGCTACAAAAGCCAAACAACACAAACACACACACTCACCCAAACAAAACGCCATGGAGGTTGACATCAGTTACTTGATATCCATAATTCCATATAGGAAGAAAAGGGTTTCTAATGCACAACCTGAAGTACCAGCAGCCACTTAGAACACTGCAATCCTTATTGGCTATTCAATACAGTGGCAAATGACCAACATTTGTACCCAGTAACTAGATGAGGGTGTAATGATTTTTTTCCCAAAAAAAGGTGAAAGGATGATTCACATTCTTACAAGCTGATGCTCTTTTCATTTCATGACTGTTTTGAAGAATTTGGGTGATTAAAAGTTTGGCTGTCTGATAATACAGAGGATATAATCATTGCTAATCTATATAAATCCTAGTGCAATGTTTTCTTCTTGCTTTTTAATCTCAATACAATTATCTTTGCTCACTGCACATTGACACAGTTGTCGACATAGCTGGGTCATTTATGTTATTTTTTAGTGTGTGATGTTGCCCTCATTCCTGGTACCTATAGGCTATAGAATAACCTTTGCAAAACAATGGGAAAATCTGACTTATCAAAAGAGCTATGGTTCAGTAATTTCAGGAATGTTTAATGGTTTCTTCGAAAGGTTGATTTCTGGTAGGCTAGGACCATTTTCATTTCCTTTTATTTTTGGTGTGTATTTGAATCTTTAAACTTGCATCTTGTAGGACCTGAAGTATGATACAGTTGAGTCAACGTACAATACAAAGCATTCTGTACCGAGGTAAAGAGTTAACTGACGCACATGGCTTATTGACCTAGCCAATTCCACTTGTAATTTGCAGTCTCTAATCCAACTGTTCTTCAACAGGAGAGAATCACCCTGGAAAGTGGATGTAGAATCATCAGGAGTTCCAGCAAAACTTAGGTTGCTGGAGCAGGAATTAATTAACCTGGAAAAGGTAGTGAATGGAGATGTGTCCAAGATTCCATTGGTGATGAGAAAACAAGTGAAAAGATATCAAACACTAGCTGGGAAAATTGATGATCTTTGCAAACGAATGGTAGGCCTGCTCATCTGAAATAGCATTTACGTACTTAGTCTTGTGCTTTTGTTGAATGCGAAGTACCTGATATATCACTCGATAGTTCATTTTCCATGGCGTAACAAAAAGATTCATGTGTTGATATATGTCTATATGATCTGTACCTGATTGGAATTATTTGATGAATACATGGTCCAAAGATAGCAATGGTTTCCAGCCATCTATATCTTAGTTTTTTGTTCTGGTACATAGTGCTGGGGCTGTCTATGCATGGCTTGTGGTTGTTGCATTTAAATTCAAAAGTCTCTTCTTGCTAACTCACTGTACCTAGTTCTTTAAAAAACAAAAGGATTTAATTGATATGTTTGTGTTGAAGAAAATGACAGTTTCTTCATTAGTAAATCATGCTTAGCACTTTAAAAGGAGTAGTGACATTTTCCTTGTATGCTGGTAATTCCTATTATTTACTATTGCAGCAGGGGAGAAAAATTAATGAATATGTATTTGTGCAGCAAACAAGCGACCCCTGTGATTCAACACTAAACTCAGAGTTCAGAACACAGCGGCAAACAGAATTCTTGCTGGAAGCATTTCACCTTCAGCATCGTGCAACTGAAACAAGGCAGAAGCTCAGCACACTGCAAGCAGAGACTGCAAAAGGCAGCTTTGGAGATGAGCTAACAGCAGAAGCTAAAATGTGCACAAGAAGAGCACTAAGTTCAATAAGGAATAATTTCAAGGAAATCCAGCGAAGCTTGGAGATTTGGCTGGCAAGAATTCTTGGAGACCTCGAGGGCATGCTAGCGAGGGATGGGGCCTCACGCATTAGGGAGTACTTTCTGTCTCCATACGCATCTGCTGTTCGGTGAGTGCTGGTGTCATGGAATGCAGGAATGGTCATGTTCCTTCGATCACTACTATATAGTGTCTGCATGAACACCCTGAAGAATCCATGGATACACGACCAGCAGGTAAAATGTCATAACCAAGGTCATGCTCACCTGTGCACCCTCCCTTGGTCTTTTTATGGACATCCTTGCAAGCTTTAGCAAAATTGAAGAGAACTGATCTGGGATCCTACCAGATTTTACAGGCAGAACAAATGTAGAAATTAGAAGCATATCCCCTCTGCCAGGGGCATAAAATTTTGACACCAAATCTGATCAAGTTCTAGATCACTCCTCTTCATATTTGTCTAATTTATGTGAAGGCTTGCATTTAGGCAAGGTTGCATCAAAGTGAAGCTGTCAGTGTATGCTGCTGCTCGTGTTTTTAGCAGGTTGATGGCCTTGCCAGCAGCCTCAATTCAGCGTCAAATCAGGTTGAACATAAGCATAGTTCTGTTTGTAGGTGTTATCGCATTATCTATCTGTTCTCCATCCTGTTAGGATTGTACAGTTTTGTGCTTATGGTTGTGATGGATTCTCCTAACTGTATCTAGAACAGAGTCCTTGGATGTGCTAAACTGTATGTTCGTCAGTTATGTTTTGTATGTATGTTAATTTCAGCTGTTGAGAAAACTTGTCATATCAATGCCTGGTTGTGGTTTTTCTTCGATTGATTGATGTTACCGCATGTTATATATCTGTTGTGCACTGCATGCGCTTACATGGGagggcagaaacagataaactcaTGCTTTTTCTTACCTGAGTGACACAAGATCAGAAGATGTGTTGGCATTACTCATGTTATCGAGTGAAACTGAAGATTAGGCACAATAGTGGTGGATTGGTAAAACTTTAGTACGGTACACCAATCACAAGTTACCTGGGCTGCCACTGGCAGGTCAGGTGCCCTAAACATGCATGAACATATTGTCCCTGTTGTCCCCTCTCATCCCCCCTATCTTTCCCAGCTCCAAATGAATCCCCCCTATCTCACCCCCCATCTCCAATTTAACTTGAAACATAAACTCTCCCTATATACTTATACCAAATTAATTATATGTCTGATTCCTAGCCCTTGCACAACACCATACTTATCACCAGCTTCTGCTGCTCAACTGAATTAAAATTCAGTTTCAGTCTCCTTCCAGTTTACTAGTTTTCAAAGGTACTGAGCCTGTATCCTCTCCTTGTTCTCCTCCCACCACAGCTTGGCATTCAGCTCAGCAAACCTCTCGCGGCTGCAAAGTGCAGAACCAAATCGTCCATTGTCAGTAAATCATAATTGTGCCAAATGACATGGTGATAAAATCTCAGTAACAATTAATGAACTAATCCTCAGAGCTGTAGGACTTGACCTGAACCTGACGCGGCGCAGCTCCCGGCTCCCGTCTGCGAGCTCCCTGACGGTGATGTACACGCCGGGCTGGTCCTGGATGATCCACTCCGTCACCTCCAGCTCGCTGGCGTTGCTGACGGACACGTCGTCcctggacgacgtggtcgtcctCGCGGCTTCCGTGGCGGTGGCTGCCTCGGAGGCGGCGGGGCTCTTGCCGGCCGCTCCACTACCGTCCTGTcgctgctgctggtgctgctgctgccaggCCCGCTCCGAAGGGTTGGacgaggacggcggcggcggcgacatgGGCCGGAAGCTGTGCTGCCGCGCGGCGCCGCCCGCTGCGcctgctggcggcggcgccacctGCCGCGCGAACGCGCCCCAGCTGATCCTCTCCGGCGTGAGTGGCGCCGGCGACGGGGTGGCCGCGGGGCTCCCGATCATCGACCCCGCCTGCGACTGCGAGTAGAACGACTCCCTCTACGGAACACAAACAATTTTTGTTAGTACTGTACGGAACATAAAGCTCTCCATCTTTGCGTCTTTCGATGCGAAAGCGCCATGGATGGTgatggatgcatgcatgcatgcatgcagaggACGGAcagctccagctccagctcTTTGGATTGTCCTGTTCGAGACGGTGACGTGGCGTGGCGTGGCAATGTGGCATGACATGTCAGCGTCACCGTATCACACCCACGTTTCACATCATGGGACTTGGGCACATGGGAATGAGACAAAGAGACATGCACAGGCAGGGAGGGAGGGACCGACActgacctcgccgtcgtcggagCGTGGCGGCGTGGGGAGCACCTGTCGGCTGAAGCGGCGGACGTTGTAGAGCTCCATGATGCGCTCGTTGTTATCGCCCCACCACTTCTGCGCCTGCCACTTGTCGTACATCTCGCGGCTGCAGATCCATCGCATACCGTCAGTGATCAGTCCAATCAGGTGATGATCGATATCGATGTCGACGGGGCAAAGCACGCAACCGCACCTGAACCGGATGCGCTTGAGGTCGTTGCCGGCGCCGCCGGGGAGGGACACGAAGGTGATCTGCACGCCGGGCTCCACCTGCGCCACCCACTCCCTGGCCTCGCCGTCCGCGCGGACGGGCAGGTCCCACGCCGGGGTGGAGCTCGCGCTCGACGCGCCGGtgacgccggcgccgccgcccaggTACGTGGCCGGGGGCACAGCCATGTCGTCCTGCACCACGCCGGGGCGGTAGTAGCCGCTGCGGTACAGGGAGGTGGCACGGCCCCGAGGTGGTGGCGAACCGCCGCGCCTGTGCTGCGCGCCGTGCTGCCGGTGCGTGCCGGACAGCTTCAGCACCATGTCCTTGAGCTGCACAGTGCACACCAACAACATGTACATCCATCAGCTGCTGCCTGCTGGATATGACAACAGTTCGTGATGACCAACTACATTCAGATTTCTAGAGTAGAATGAAATGATCGGTATTGCCGAGCTATGCATGGATTCTCAGTCAGTGTTCCCAAGACTTCGTCTCAGGATCAGGTTTCAGAATTCAGAGAAACTGGGTTCTTCGCCGTTTAGTGTGGATTTTCATCAAAAGCAGGCAGACGCAGAAATTATCATCGAGATAGATTCAGTGTTCTTCAGACCACTCATACTGAACCAGAGTTTTTCACCGGTCAGTACTACTGCTGCAGATTAGCTTGCGCCGATCATTATCTACTTCTTTCGTCCCAAAAGTTTGTTATTCTCAATTTTCAATGAGAAACAATTTCAAATTTAACCAAATGTATACAAAAAAGTACTAACATTTATAATAACGAATAAGTATCATCAGATTAACTGTAGAGTGTATTTTCATTGCATACATAATTTGaagtcataaatattaataatttaATCAAAACTAAGGAATCTTGACTCAATCTAAACCTAGAATACATCTTTGGTTGTACAAGAACCAGTCCACATCTGACCTATCTGCATTGCTGTTAACATACCATTTCCCACCTATCTGCATTAGCCATTAGGTTCAGTCTAACCTTTGACTGCCACTGAAAATGGCATTTCACAATCACTGTGCCGGTGGAGCTTCTGTATCCTTTGATGGAGGGTCAAAATATGAATGCTAGTGTCACCTCTTTAGGGGTCAGGCAATGACATGTTTTCAAAGCTTGTGTTTCATTTCTGGGTGTGCCATATTTGACTACACCGAATCAGTTACTTGTTACTACTAATCTCTGTTCAGTTCAGACCTTATTACTAAAAATGTCATGCTGCTCACACTCACACATGAGCACATGACTAGACGACTAGGGGAGAAAGAAAACCGAGGGTTGTTTTCACACTTGAGCTGATATTTGTGAGGTAAATCTCTGTTCTACTTCTACCATTACCATGGGGTAACAAAAGTAAAGAACACAGGTTTGTTTGCTTTTGCAGGTACGGTTAGGGGGGCCACTCAAAACAAGGATGGATTCTCTTCTCTGGCATTGGCGATGCTTTCACTTTACTTTACCCTCTTTTCAGCTTCAAACACTCGCGTCCTGTATTGTTGTGTTTTCATCTACAGTTCAGGTTTTCCCCTTTGGTGATCCTCCACCCTACCATGCATGCATCTTTTTCAGGCCTGCTGGCAATGGCATGCACTCTTTTTTCACACACAGGGTTTAAAAATAAACTGTGTGATGCTGATCCCAATGCAATGCAGTGCTTGGAGGATTCTTGCCTTGCTTCCGGGTGCAATGCAAATAAAAAGCAGCAATGCATGCAACAtccccatccatccatccagacGATCTCTTTTGCATTTTCTTTGCAGGTTTGCAAGCACTGCACCCCAATCCATCTCTGCTTTCGAGAAAGCAATGCATGCAAGAACGAACCCATGTATCGTTATATCAATCTCATCTGGACATGCATGTCTGCATAC contains:
- the LOC8060855 gene encoding uncharacterized protein LOC8060855; its protein translation is MAAPKPPSPPHDSGCPAGAGDSTSSQLAATYLGVSFALFLATLPSGTAARHVASLQSRGRILASRLLAAEDQLRQLRARRREDARANARAAEIFAGHRAAWMEAERRLLARAQAAGDEAASLRARLADAEADAAALRARAERLEREAAERDELLTALLAATSRAGDSGGGGGSLLRARDGEEDEERARHDGLGEQEQEQELDPLPAPRLDHAADTTDAEALAAAAALYAQQRQKHDDDFYTAATAASGMPPWMEMDRSKGWQDLKYDTVESTYNTKHSVPRRESPWKVDVESSGVPAKLRLLEQELINLEKVVNGDVSKIPLVMRKQVKRYQTLAGKIDDLCKRMQTSDPCDSTLNSEFRTQRQTEFLLEAFHLQHRATETRQKLSTLQAETAKGSFGDELTAEAKMCTRRALSSIRNNFKEIQRSLEIWLARILGDLEGMLARDGASRIREYFLSPYASAVR
- the LOC8060856 gene encoding protein Brevis radix-like 4, coding for MLACIACVNKEEGGGRDRDREDGGARSGGGDTPSCRDPVKSLTSQLKDMVLKLSGTHRQHGAQHRRGGSPPPRGRATSLYRSGYYRPGVVQDDMAVPPATYLGGGAGVTGASSASSTPAWDLPVRADGEAREWVAQVEPGVQITFVSLPGGAGNDLKRIRFSREMYDKWQAQKWWGDNNERIMELYNVRRFSRQVLPTPPRSDDGERESFYSQSQAGSMIGSPAATPSPAPLTPERISWGAFARQVAPPPAGAAGGAARQHSFRPMSPPPPSSSNPSERAWQQQHQQQRQDGSGAAGKSPAASEAATATEAARTTTSSRDDVSVSNASELEVTEWIIQDQPGVYITVRELADGSRELRRVRFSRERFAELNAKLWWEENKERIQAQYL